The following proteins come from a genomic window of Pirellulales bacterium:
- the gatB gene encoding Asp-tRNA(Asn)/Glu-tRNA(Gln) amidotransferase subunit GatB — translation MNETPYTIVIGLEVHVQLATQSKLFCGCSTRFGAAPNTQTCPICTGMPGTLPVMNRRAFELALRTAVALNCEIAPFTKWDRKQYYYPDLPKGYQISQYDLPFSANGYVEISDAKGRFAPKRVGIIRAHLEEDAGKSMHDEKAGEADSRIDLNRAGTPLLEIVSQPDMRSPAEAKAYLEELKLLLVYLGVSDCNMQEGSLRVDANVNLHLVGEKGEKIATPIVEIKNMNSFRAVERALAYEAARQYDVWRETGQRIGDVPKQTRGWDDTANVTHGQRHKEESSDYRYFPDPDLVPVTVKPEEVELIRGELGELPAQTRSRLENTYGISAYDSDVIVNQGRELVSYFVDVADTAGDGKMASNWVQQDVLRLLKELGTDVEHFPVRPWALADLLKKIKAGEVDTTRGREVFALMVSAGKSLDEAMKELGIEKVDESALVELCKQLVANNPKLVADVKAGKMQAAGAFVGQAKKANPNVNPARVREICLELIAAG, via the coding sequence GTGAACGAAACTCCCTATACGATCGTCATCGGCCTGGAAGTCCACGTGCAGTTGGCCACCCAAAGCAAGCTGTTTTGCGGTTGCAGCACGCGCTTTGGCGCCGCGCCCAATACGCAGACTTGCCCCATCTGCACCGGCATGCCGGGGACGCTGCCGGTGATGAACCGCCGCGCGTTCGAGCTGGCGCTGCGCACCGCCGTGGCGCTGAACTGTGAGATCGCGCCCTTTACCAAGTGGGATCGTAAGCAGTACTACTACCCCGACCTGCCCAAGGGGTACCAGATCAGCCAGTACGATCTTCCCTTTAGCGCCAACGGCTATGTCGAAATCAGCGACGCCAAGGGACGCTTTGCGCCGAAACGGGTCGGCATCATCCGCGCGCATCTCGAAGAGGACGCCGGCAAGAGCATGCACGACGAAAAGGCAGGCGAGGCCGACAGCCGCATCGATCTGAACCGCGCCGGCACGCCACTTCTGGAAATCGTGTCCCAGCCTGATATGCGCTCGCCGGCCGAGGCCAAGGCGTATCTCGAAGAGCTGAAGCTGCTCCTGGTTTACCTGGGCGTGTCGGACTGCAACATGCAGGAAGGGAGCCTGCGGGTCGACGCCAACGTCAACCTGCACCTGGTTGGCGAGAAGGGGGAAAAGATCGCCACCCCGATCGTCGAAATCAAGAACATGAACAGCTTCCGCGCGGTCGAACGGGCCCTCGCTTACGAGGCCGCGCGGCAGTACGACGTATGGCGGGAGACTGGACAGCGCATCGGCGACGTGCCGAAGCAGACGCGCGGCTGGGACGATACGGCGAACGTCACGCACGGCCAGCGGCACAAAGAGGAATCGAGCGACTATCGCTACTTCCCCGATCCCGATCTGGTGCCCGTCACGGTAAAGCCCGAGGAGGTCGAGCTCATTCGCGGCGAATTGGGCGAACTGCCTGCGCAGACGCGCAGCCGTTTGGAAAACACGTACGGCATCAGCGCCTACGACAGCGACGTGATCGTGAACCAGGGGCGCGAACTGGTCAGCTATTTTGTCGACGTAGCCGACACCGCCGGCGACGGCAAGATGGCCAGCAACTGGGTACAGCAAGACGTGTTGCGGCTGCTCAAGGAGCTAGGCACCGACGTCGAGCATTTTCCGGTGCGCCCCTGGGCTTTGGCCGATCTGCTCAAGAAGATCAAAGCCGGCGAGGTCGATACCACGCGCGGCCGCGAAGTCTTCGCGCTCATGGTCTCTGCGGGCAAATCGCTCGATGAGGCGATGAAAGAGCTGGGCATCGAAAAGGTCGACGAGTCGGCGCTCGTCGAACTGTGCAAGCAGCTGGTGGCCAATAATCCCAAGCTGGTCGCCGACGTGAAGGCCGGCAAAATGCAAGCCGCCGGCGCCTTCGTCGGTCAGGCCAAAAAAGCCAATCCGAATGTCAATCCAGCCCGGGTGCGCGAGATCTGCCTGGAACTGATCGCGGCAGGGTAG